In Candidatus Binatia bacterium, the DNA window CCTTGGCAGATTCCAGTTCGTCCAACCGCGACGCGAGGGCAAGGAAGGCCTGCGGGTCGTCAAAGGTGCCCTCGACATAATGGACGTTGCCAAGAAATTGATCCCAGTGCTCCGGATCAACTTCGCGCCGGCTGTATTCATTCAGACTCTTTTTGGTCAGATCCCGAAACGAATCATCATCCATCTCGCGGCGGGCAAAGCCGACGACCGAAAAGGGCTCGGGCAAAAGCTCGTCGCGGAAAAGGTTATACAAGGCGGGTAAGAGCTTGCGACGGGTCAAATCCCCCGCCGCCCCCAGAATGACCACCGAAGTGGGGGCCAAGCGCCCGGCTGTCGGCTCTGCTGCAATCATGACCCCACCTTGAATCGACGGCGAAAAGACGCCAGCGACTAACTTTCCTCGGGTTTCTCGAGATGGCCCCCGAATTGAAAACGCATCGCCGAACAGACCTTCTCGGCAAATGTATGGTCCTGGCGTGATCGGAACCGGGCAAATAGTGCCGCACTGAGCACATCCACCGGAACCGCGGCCTCGACCGCGGTCTGGATCGTCCAACGACCTTCACCGGAATCCGACACACGTCCCGAAAACTGCTCCAGATTTGGGTCTTTGGCCAAAGCGATCGCCGCCAGATCCAACAACCAGGAGCCGACCACACTGCCGCGGCGCCACACCTCGGCCACATCGGCCACGTTGATATCGTAGTCCAGGTCCCCGTGCATCGACGGAGCGGTCTCGGCATCGTGAACCTTTGCGCGCGTATCAGCGTCGCCATTCTGAAGAATATCAAACCCCTCGGCGAACGAGGCCATGATGCCGTATTCGATTCCGTTATGGACCATTTTCACAAAATGACCGGCACCCGCGGGGCCGCAGTGGAGATAGCCGTCCTCGGCCGTGCCCCCCAAAGCTTCGCGACCGGGCGTGCGCTCCAGGTCGCCTCGTCCCGGTGCGATAGTTCGAAAAATCGGGTCGAGGTGCTGCACGGCATCCGTGTCGCCACCGATCATCAGGCAATAGCCCCGCTCGAGACCCCAGACGCCACCGCTGGTGCCGCAATCCAGATAACGGATACCCTTGGGCTCGAGCGCCGCCGCGCGAGCACGGTCGTCTCGGAAGTACGAGTTGCCGCCATCGATCAGGATGTCTCCGGCTCCCATGAATTCGGCAACCTCATCCACAACAGCGCCGGTCACCCCGGCGGGCACCATCACCCAAGCCGCCCGCGGCGTCTCGAGCGCCCCGCAGAACTCTTCGAGAGAACCGGCACCGGTCGCGCCTTCCTTGACCAAGGTCGCCACCGCATCGGCGTCCGGGTCGTACACAACGCAGGTATGACCATCTTTCATCAACCGACGCACCAAATTGGCGCCCATGCGCCCCAAACCAATCATTCCTAGTTGCATGACTTCCTCACCTCAGGAGTAGACTTCGACTCCGTCTTCGCTCTGACACAGGACGGCGTTTGCCATCCCGAGGAAAAAACCGGTTCCCACCACACCCGGGATCCGGAGAATTTGCTCTTCGAGACTGGCCGGATCTTCTACCGGATCAATGGCACAGTCCAGAATGAAGTTGCCGTTATCCGTCAGGTAGGGGCCGGCTTCGGTCACACGCAGCCCCGGGCGACACTTCATGGCCGCAAGTTGGCGCTCGCAAAGTGCACGACCGAAAGGCACGACCTCCACCGGAAGTTTGCCGCGCTCGCCGAGGCGGGTGACTTTTTTCTCGGGGCCGACCAGAATCACCAGCTTCTGCGATGAGGCCGCGACGATTTTCTCGCGCACCAAAGCTCCGCCCCAC includes these proteins:
- the gnd gene encoding decarboxylating 6-phosphogluconate dehydrogenase encodes the protein MQLGMIGLGRMGANLVRRLMKDGHTCVVYDPDADAVATLVKEGATGAGSLEEFCGALETPRAAWVMVPAGVTGAVVDEVAEFMGAGDILIDGGNSYFRDDRARAAALEPKGIRYLDCGTSGGVWGLERGYCLMIGGDTDAVQHLDPIFRTIAPGRGDLERTPGREALGGTAEDGYLHCGPAGAGHFVKMVHNGIEYGIMASFAEGFDILQNGDADTRAKVHDAETAPSMHGDLDYDINVADVAEVWRRGSVVGSWLLDLAAIALAKDPNLEQFSGRVSDSGEGRWTIQTAVEAAVPVDVLSAALFARFRSRQDHTFAEKVCSAMRFQFGGHLEKPEES
- the rpiA gene encoding ribose-5-phosphate isomerase RpiA → MGDPGPALGQIAAKALEWVADGQTIGLGTGRAAEQFVRALGERVAGGLTIRAVPTSDATEALAADLSIPLVTLAEAGTLDVTFDGADEFTPARDLVKGWGGALVREKIVAASSQKLVILVGPEKKVTRLGERGKLPVEVVPFGRALCERQLAAMKCRPGLRVTEAGPYLTDNGNFILDCAIDPVEDPASLEEQILRIPGVVGTGFFLGMANAVLCQSEDGVEVYS